One Burkholderia gladioli genomic window, ACGCCCGCCCGGCGCGTCCCTCGATTCGGGAGCGCCCGGGTAGCGCAGGTCGGCCTCGAACTCGAGCGGCTCGGCGGCCTCCCGCAGCTGCCGCTCGGCGACGGCCTTCAGCGCCGCGCAGGTCTCGGGCGCGACCAGCCCCCGGGCGATCACGTAACCGTGCTCGCGCAAGTCGGCGATTTGCGCGCGAATCATCTCGGACTGCGGTGAGGACATGGGTGGCTCGATGTCGTTTTTATGAATCGTTGATTGTAAGACGGCGGGGATTGATCCGGAACCCTGCATTGTCGGCGACAGGGATATGTCGGGCCGGCTTGCGCGGCAGCATGGCGGGGCGCCGGAGCGCGGAACTGTCGCGTGGCCCGGGCGACTAACCGGCGATGCGCGTGCCGCGCCGTCCTTGGGCCGGAATCAGGGTTGTCTCGACTTCTGGACGTCACGGATCGCCGGTAGGCTGGCGGCGCCTGTCATTTCGACCGGCGCGGCCTATTTTGGCATCCGCTACCATGCAGCGGCACCTTGCCTGGGGCCCATTCACTCAGGTGTCGGAAGCCGGTCGCGCGACTGCGCGCAGCCGATCCGGCACTTTTACGAGCCAAGTCACACCGACATGTCCTTCAGTCTCACCTCCCGCCTGAACCGCGCCGCCAAGCGTCTCGCCCCGCTCGAACCCCGCCGGATCGTCCGTGCGCTGCGCCACCATCACGCCCGCACGCGCGCGCTGGCGAACCGCGCGATCACGCCGGCCGCGCCGCGCCTGGGCGGCCTGCGCAGCTGGCTGCATGCGTTCCTGGCCACCATGCGCGCCCACGCGAGCGCGCGCCGCCTCGGCTTGCCCGCGCTGCTGCGCAAGCCCTCCTCGCTGCGCCTGCTCACGCTGCGCCGCGCCAACGGCCCGCGCCGGCGCGTGAATCGCCCGCGCCGCCTGTCGGCCAGCGCCGGCTGGTTCGCGTTCGGCGCACGCTGAAGCACGGTTCCGGGCCAACGGCCCGGGCCGCCGCCGGGCACGCCGCCTGCGCGGCATTCCTCATACCGATCGTCTTGGCGGCGGTGGGCGTGTTCCCGCCCCGTTGCCCGCGCACCTCATGCGCGCCCTCGTCCGTACTCGCGACGGGCAATAAAAAACCCCGGCCAGGCCGGGGTTTTTTCATCTGCCGTCAGGGACGGCGCAGCGCAGCGCTCAGACCGCGACAGCCGGTTCGACGCCGGCCGCTTCGGCCAGCGCGAGCGCCTTGTCGGTCGCTTCCCAGGTGAATTCCGGCTCGGCGCGGCCGAAGTGGCCGTAGGCGGCGGTCTTCTCGTAGATCGGGCGCAGCAGGTCCAGCATCTGCACGATGCCCTTCGGACGCAGGTCGAAGTGCTCGCGGACCAGCTTGGTGATCGTGTCGTCCGACACCTTGCCGGTGCCGAAGGTGTTGACCATCACCGAGGTCGGTTCCGCCACGCCGATCGCGTAGGAAACCTGGATCAGCGCGCGCGAGGCCAGGCCTGCGGCGACGATGTTCTTGGCGACGTAGCGGCCCGCGTAGGCGGCCGAACGGTCGACCTTGGACGGATCCTTGCCCGAGAACGCGCCGCCGCCGTGCGGGGCGGCACCGCCGTAGGTGTCGACGATGATCTTGCGGCCGGTCAGGCCGCAATCGCCTTGCGGGCCACCGATCACGAAACGGCCGGTCGGATTGACCAGGAACTTGATGTCGCCCTTGATCAGCTCGGCCGGCAGCGTCGGCTTGATGATCTCCTCGATCACGGCTTCGCGCAGTTGCGGCAGGTCGATGTCCGGCGCGTGCTGCGTCGACAGCACCACGGTGTCGATCGCGTGCGGCTTGCCGTCGACATAGCGGACCGTGACCTGCGACTTCGCATCCGGGCGCAGCCAGGGCAGGCGGCCGTCGCGGCGCAGGTTGGCCTGGCGCTCGACCAGGCGGTGCGACAGGTAGATCGGCAGCGGCATCAGTTCCGGCGTTTCATCGCACGCGTAACCGAACATCAGGCCCTGGTCGCCCGCGCCCTGGTCGAGGTTGTTGTCGTGCGCGCGGTCCACGCCCTGCGCGATGTCCGGCGATTGCTTGTCGTAGGCGACCAGCACCGCGCAGCCCTTGTAGTCGATGCCGAAGTCGGTGTTGTCGTAACCAATGCGACGGATCGTATCGCGCGCGATCTGGATGTAGTCGATGTTCGCGGTGGTGGTGATTTCACCCGCGAGCACGACCAGACCCGTGTTGCACAGCGTTTCGGCGGCAACGCGGGAGTATTTGTCTTGCGCGAGGATGGCGTCGAGGATCGCGTCGGAGATTTGGTCGGCGACCTTGTCCGGATGGCCTTCGGAAACGGATTCGGACGTGAAGAAGAAGTCGTTTGCCACTTTGTTCAAGCTCCTTGGTGGTTACGGTTGCATTCACGTAGCCAGCTTCGGTTGCTTGTTGAAGTGGCGACGCTTTAGCGGATTCCTTGGTCCGGATGAGCCTGGTAGACCCGTCCGGCTTCGCCCCGCAAGTTGTCAGTTAACTCGGCGAAGCCCGTATTATATCGGCTTTCTCCCTTTGTCACACAAGAGCGCCGTGGTGTTTCCGCCGATCCTCATTCTGAATTCATTTCTTTATTCGCCGGCCTTTCGCGCCGCCGCGGCAGCGCGGGGCCGCGCATGCTAGCGCGCCTGGGAACGCAATTCGCATTGCTGCTGCTCAAGCTGTTCGCGCTGCTTCCATATGGCGTGACGGCCCGCTTCGGCGATGGTCTCGGCTGGCTGCTCTATCGCATCCCGAGCCGGAGAAAACGCATCGTACATACGAATCTGAAACTCTGCTTTCCCGAGTGGAGCGAGGCGCGGCGCGAGGAAATCGCCGGCCGGCACTTTCGTCATGCGATTCGCAGCTACGTCGAGCGCAGCGTGCAATGGTTCGGCTCGGAGAAGAAGCTCGCCAGGCTGATCGAGGTGGACAGCGCGATCGACCTGACCGATCCGGACCTGCCGCCCACGCTGTTCCTGGGCCTGCATTTCGTCGGCATCGAGGCCGGCTCGATCTGGCTGAACCGCTCGCTGCAACGCACCTGCGGTTCGTTGTACCAACCATTCTCGAACCCGCTGCTGGAAGCCGAGGCCAAGCGCGCGCGCGGCCGCTTCGACGCCGAGATGGCGAGCCGCGCCGACAGCGCGCGCATCGTGCTGCGCTGGCTGCGCGACCGCAAGCCGGTGATGCTCGGCGCCGACATGGACTACGGCGTGCGCAATTCCACCTTCGTGCCCTTCTTCGGGATTCCTACCTGCACGCTGACGGCCGTGGGCCGGCTGGCCAAGACCGGGCGCGCGCAGGTGGTGCCCTTCATCGGCGAGGTGCTGCCGAACTACAAGGGGTATCGCCTGCGCGTGTTCAAGCCCTGGGATCACTATCCGACCGGCGACGACGATCTCGACGCGCGCCGCATGAACGCCTTCCTGGAGGAGCAGATCCCGCTGCTGCCGGAGCAGTACTACTGGGTGCACAAGCGCTTCAAGACGCGGCCGCCGGGCGAGCCGGGGTTCTATTGAGCGTCGCGCGCGACGGGGCACGACCTCGCGCTGGTCGAACGAATCGGCTAGGCAAGGCAAGAAGGCCGGGATGGGCAATCCCGGCCTTCGTCGTTTGGGGTTGGTTGCCCCGCGCTGCGGGCCAGGGTTCAGGCGCGAGCCCGAATCACCTTGGGCATGCCTTTGGCGCGAGCCTGCGCCAGATCGTAGGCGAGTTGCTCGGCGAGCCAGAGATCGGCCCGGCCGCCGTTCTCGATGCCGAGCCAGCCCTCGATGCGCAAGGCCATCTCCGGCGAGATCGCGGCCCGGCCGTTGAGCACGCGCGACAGCGCAGCCCGCGTCACGCCCAGTTGGGCCGCGGCCTCGGTGACGGTCAGGCCGAGCGCGGGCAGCACGTCTTCGCGCAGCGTTTCGCCGGGATGCGGTGGATTGGAAATGCGCGTCATGTCGCGAACCCTGTCGGTCAGTGATAGTCCAGGTAGTCGACGAGGATCGCGTCCTCGCCGTCGAATGCGAAGATCAGCCGCCAGTTGCCGCTGACCCTGACTGAGAAATACCCGCCCAGCTCGCCGCCGAGCGCATGCAGCCGCCACCCGGCGAGATTCATGTCCCGCGCGCAACAGGCGATATCGAGGCGCATCAACTGACGCCGAAGCCGCGACGCATGGTCGGGCCGAATACCTGCCTTGCTGCCGTAAAGGAAAAACGCTTCGAGACCCTTGTGACGCCACGACTTGATCATGGACCTCCCGATCTATGTCCGTGCCGGCGCCATCGCCGGCGGCCATTCATCGGGAAACGAAGGAATCTGTCCAGGCCTCGCGTGCAGCGAGCAGTCACACTATACGCAACGCCATGGTCCCGAGTCAACGGCCAAAAGCGGCCATTGTGCGTGTCCAGCCATCTCGTAATCGCTCGCCCCCTGCGCGCTGGCCATCCGGCCAGGCGTCGCCGCGAAAAGGCCGCGCCGTCCCTCGCGCCCACCCCGCCCCCCATTGCCGACCGGCACTCCATGTATCATTCACGCTCAGGCTGGCGCGCGGGTTCGCGAACCGCGCGGCGGGGCCGCCCAGGCCCACCCAGTCCCGTTTCGACAGGCAAACCTGGAACACCGTGAAACTTCCGTTCACCAAGATGCAAGGCGCCGGCAACGACTTCGTCGTGCTCGACGGCACCGCCGGCGATCTCGGCCTCACGCCCGAGCGCGTGCGCGCACTCGCCGATCGCCATTTCGGCATCGGCGCCGACCAACTGCTGCTGGTCGAGCGGCCGAGCCTCGACGGCGTCGATTTCAAGTACCGGATCTTCAATTGCGACGGCGGCGAGGTCGAGCATTGCGGCAACGGCGCGCGCTGCTTCGTGAAGTTCGTGCGCGACAAGGGCCTGACGGACAAGACCACGGTGCGCGTGCAGGTCAAGCACGGTGTGATCACGCTGAGCATGCAGGACAACGGCGAGGTGGTGGTCGACATGGGCTCGCCCGTGTTCGAGCCGGCCCGCGTGCCGTTCAACGCGGCCGGGCTCGAGGGCCGCCACGACGGCGCCGATACCGTCTACCCGCTCGAGGTCAACGGCGCGACGCGCTGGATCTCGGTGGTCTCGATGGGCAATCCGCACGCGGTGCAGTTGGTCGACGACGCCGAGGCCTTCGCGGTGCTGGAAGACGGCCCGGTGATCGAACGCCACGCGCGCTTCCCGCAGCGCGTCAATGCCGGCTTCCTGCAGATCGTCTCGCGCCGGGAGGTGAAGCTGCGCGTCTACGAGCGCGGCGCCGGCGAGACGCTCGCCTGCGGCACCGGCGCCTGCGCCGCGGTCGCGGCCGGGATCCGGCGTGGCCTGCTCGATTCGCCGGTGGCCGTCCAGACCCACGGCGGCACCCTGACGATCCACTGGGACGGCGCGCGCGACCAGGCCGCGCCGCTCTACATGGCAGGCCCCGCCGTCACCGTGTTCGACGGCGCCATCGAACTGGCCGACTGACCGCCACGCCCCCGAACCCCAAGCGCACCGGAACCCTGACGCCTTATGAACGAACGCGACGTCGCCGACTACCTGCTGGCCAACCCCGAATTCTTCGCGCGCCACGCGGAGCTGCTCGCCTCGGTCAAGCTCGCGAACCCGCACGGCAAGGCCGCGATCTCCCTGCAGGAACGGCAGATGGAGATGCTGCGCGACAAGAACAAGCTGCTCGAGCGGCGGCTCGCCGA contains:
- the metK gene encoding methionine adenosyltransferase, yielding MANDFFFTSESVSEGHPDKVADQISDAILDAILAQDKYSRVAAETLCNTGLVVLAGEITTTANIDYIQIARDTIRRIGYDNTDFGIDYKGCAVLVAYDKQSPDIAQGVDRAHDNNLDQGAGDQGLMFGYACDETPELMPLPIYLSHRLVERQANLRRDGRLPWLRPDAKSQVTVRYVDGKPHAIDTVVLSTQHAPDIDLPQLREAVIEEIIKPTLPAELIKGDIKFLVNPTGRFVIGGPQGDCGLTGRKIIVDTYGGAAPHGGGAFSGKDPSKVDRSAAYAGRYVAKNIVAAGLASRALIQVSYAIGVAEPTSVMVNTFGTGKVSDDTITKLVREHFDLRPKGIVQMLDLLRPIYEKTAAYGHFGRAEPEFTWEATDKALALAEAAGVEPAVAV
- a CDS encoding lipid A biosynthesis lauroyl acyltransferase, which codes for MLARLGTQFALLLLKLFALLPYGVTARFGDGLGWLLYRIPSRRKRIVHTNLKLCFPEWSEARREEIAGRHFRHAIRSYVERSVQWFGSEKKLARLIEVDSAIDLTDPDLPPTLFLGLHFVGIEAGSIWLNRSLQRTCGSLYQPFSNPLLEAEAKRARGRFDAEMASRADSARIVLRWLRDRKPVMLGADMDYGVRNSTFVPFFGIPTCTLTAVGRLAKTGRAQVVPFIGEVLPNYKGYRLRVFKPWDHYPTGDDDLDARRMNAFLEEQIPLLPEQYYWVHKRFKTRPPGEPGFY
- a CDS encoding HigA family addiction module antitoxin, producing the protein MAADLRIRRRGRDPRRLPGLSLTDRVRDMTRISNPPHPGETLREDVLPALGLTVTEAAAQLGVTRAALSRVLNGRAAISPEMALRIEGWLGIENGGRADLWLAEQLAYDLAQARAKGMPKVIRARA
- a CDS encoding type II toxin-antitoxin system RelE/ParE family toxin, which produces MIKSWRHKGLEAFFLYGSKAGIRPDHASRLRRQLMRLDIACCARDMNLAGWRLHALGGELGGYFSVRVSGNWRLIFAFDGEDAILVDYLDYH
- the dapF gene encoding diaminopimelate epimerase translates to MKLPFTKMQGAGNDFVVLDGTAGDLGLTPERVRALADRHFGIGADQLLLVERPSLDGVDFKYRIFNCDGGEVEHCGNGARCFVKFVRDKGLTDKTTVRVQVKHGVITLSMQDNGEVVVDMGSPVFEPARVPFNAAGLEGRHDGADTVYPLEVNGATRWISVVSMGNPHAVQLVDDAEAFAVLEDGPVIERHARFPQRVNAGFLQIVSRREVKLRVYERGAGETLACGTGACAAVAAGIRRGLLDSPVAVQTHGGTLTIHWDGARDQAAPLYMAGPAVTVFDGAIELAD